TTGCGAAGTACCAGTCTGATCCTTGCAAATAGTTCTTCAATTTCAAATGGCTTGGTGATATAGTCGTCAGCACCCTGATCCAAACCGATGACCTTATCACTAACATAATCACGTGCCGTCATAAAAATTACTGGTATGTTGGATGTAGTACGAATCCGCTTTAACAGACTTAACCCATCTAATTCTGGTAGCATCCAATCTAATAAGATGACTGAAATCTGTGCGTCTTTCTGCCAAAGATGCCAACCTTCAAGCCCTGTCATCGCTTGAATAACTTCATAACCTTCAAACATTAATTCCCGCGATAAAAAGCTCTGTAAAGCAGCTTCATCTTCAATAACCAAAATTTTTGTCATAATCTTCCTCATCTTAAGTATTTTAGCATAATTTATTTACTTATTTTATGATCACCAATCAAACGATTCGTAATAAACATTGGCCTTGCTAATACCATGATCTTGGAGAAAATTTTGCCAATGATTGGTCATCGCATGCGGTCCTGCTAATAGATAAAGGGCATCACCCTGCATGACACTGGCCACTTGATCTGACTTAAAACGACCAATTTGAAAAATAAAGTGAACGTGGTCCGACTTTACTGCCCTTAGTTCATCGACATAAATGGCATCCTGTTGTCGCTTACTTGAATAAAGAAATGTTACTTGACGCTTTTGCTGAATAGCGGCTTCTAATACTGACATAAAAGGTGTAATACCAATACCACCAGCAATAATAATCAAGGGTGCCTGCGCATGATGCCCCCGTAAAAATTGGTGATATTGTCCAAATGGTTTGGATAACTTAACTTCAACTGCCCGTTGCACAGGGTTTAGGTTCTGTAAAAGCTTAGTGAAGTCGCCATCACCACGAATGGCGAGCTTCAAAATATGTTGCTCATTTATCGTGTTCACAATTGAAAAGGGGTGCGCTTCACGCAGCCCCCGGTATTTAGGGAACCGAATGAATACCCAATCTCCTGGCCGCCAACGGTAATTATCAGGAACACGTATCACTAGTTCCTTAATATTATCAGCGATGGTTCTTTTTTCAATTAAATAGGCTCTTTTTTCAAAATGTGGCTGAATTAATTTGTAGTACAAATAATAACCAATTACCAAAATTGAAATCATGTTAAATAACATCAT
This is a stretch of genomic DNA from Weissella soli. It encodes these proteins:
- a CDS encoding response regulator transcription factor; the protein is MTKILVIEDEAALQSFLSRELMFEGYEVIQAMTGLEGWHLWQKDAQISVILLDWMLPELDGLSLLKRIRTTSNIPVIFMTARDYVSDKVIGLDQGADDYITKPFEIEELFARIRLVLRKQKNALDRITVGNVFVNRATHEVVYHDQRISLTAREVHLLFYLMQNFQQVVTRDEILTNVWQDNYDNQPNIIDVYIRFLRNKLAELPLNIETVRGVGYRMAGVDDERNSKS